The following proteins are co-located in the Camelina sativa cultivar DH55 chromosome 12, Cs, whole genome shotgun sequence genome:
- the LOC104731780 gene encoding syntaxin-22-like: MSFKDLEAGRKTSLASLMSFKGGVGGGRQDTTQAVAAGVFKINTCVSTFHRLVNTLGTPKDTPELRDKLHKTILHIGQLVKDTSAKLKKARETDHRSGVDQRKKIVDVKLAKDFQAVLQEFLKAQRLAAERASLPSSYTASEAAVNAEKDLDLLLESKKKELALVNNKIAYNAAFIEKREQDIQEMQQEIDEVQDIFKDMAVLVHDEEAVIDETNTDIDNYLARAFMTQRSYSSLACLLLVIFGIVLLIVIVVLAV; encoded by the exons ATGAGTTTTAAGGATTTAGAGGCGGGAAGAAAAACATCATTAGCTTCTTTAATGAGCTTCAAAGGTGGTGTTGGTGGTGGTCGACAAGATACGACTCAAGCTGTTGCTGCAGGTGTCTTTAAGATCAATACATGTGTTTCTACGTTCCATCGTCTTGTCAACACTCTTGGTACTCCTAAAGACACCCCTGAGCTTCGTGACAAGCT gCACAAGACGATATTACATATCGGACAGCTTGTGAAAGATACATCGGCTAAACTTAAAAAAGCTAGGGAAACTGATCATCGGAGTGGTGTTGAT caaaggaagaagattgTGGATGTTAAGCTTGCAAAAGACTTTCAAGCTGTATTGCAAGAGTTTCTCAAGGCTCAGCGTCTAGCTGCTGAAAGAGCATCTCTTCCCTCAAG CTATACAGCCAGTGAGGCAGCTGTGAATGCTGAGAAGGATCTGGATCTTCTTTTGGAATCAAAAAA AAAAGAACTTGCACTTGTGAACAATAAGATTGCGTATAATGCGGCTTTTATTGAGAAAAGAGAGCAAGACATACAAGAAATGCAGCAGGAAATTGACGAGGTGCAGGACATCTTCAAAGACATGGCAGTGTTGGTACACGATGAAGAAGCCGTGATTG ATGAGACTAATACTGACATCGATAACTATCTCGCTAGAGCCTTTATGACTCAACGATCATATTCTTCACtg GCTTGCTTGCTCTTGGTAATTTTTGGTATCGTGCTCCTGATTGTCATTGTAGTGCTCGCGGTTTGA
- the LOC104731782 gene encoding syntaxin-23-like isoform X1 — protein sequence MSFKDLEAGRKTSLASLMSFKGGVGGGRQDTTQAVAAGVFKINTCVSTFHRLVNTLGTPKDTPELRDKLRKTILHIGQLVKDTSTKLKEVSETDQQRGVDQRKKIVEVAKDFQAVLNEFQKAQRLAAEKETVYAPLVRKPSLFARFTASEADVNAEKDLEQQALLLESKRQELLLLDDVIAFNDASIEERDQKIQAMPQKFGKVHKFFKDVGVLVHKEEAVIDVNAQKDPEQLALLLESKKREHLLLDNVIAYNDATIEEKEQKIQEMQQAIGEVDEIFKDMAVWVHDEEAMIDETNTDIDNYLARASKTQRSYSSLACLLLVVFEKSISCTSLLCNDYQ from the exons ATGAGTTTTAAGGATTTAGAGGCGGGAAGAAAAACTTCATTAGCTTCTTTAATGAGCTTCAAAGGTGGTGTTGGTGGTGGTCGACAAGATACGACTCAAGCTGTTGCTGCAGGTGTCTTTAAGATCAATACATGTGTTTCTACGTTCCATCGTCTTGTCAACACTCTTGGTACTCCTAAAGACACCCCTGAGCTTCGCGACAAGCT gCGCAAGACGATATTACATATCGGACAGCTTGTGAAAGATACGTCGACTAAACTTAAAGAAGTTAGTGAAACTGATCAGCAGAGAGGTGTTGAT caaaggaagaagattgTGGAAGTTGCAAAAGACTTTCAAGCTGTATTGAATGAGTTTCAAAAGGCTCAGCGTCTAGCTGCTGAAAAAGAAACTGTGTATGCTCCTCTTGTCCGCAAGCCATCTCTTTTCGCAAG GTTTACAGCCAGTGAGGCAGATGTGAATGCAGAGAAGGATCTGGAGCAGCAGGCTCTTCTTTTGGAATCAAAAAG ACAAGAACTTTTACTTTTGGACGATGTGATTGCGTTTAATGACGCTAGTATTGAGGAAAGAGATCAAAAGATACAAGCAATGCCGCAGAAATTTGGCAAGGTGCACAAATTCTTCAAAGACGTGGGAGTGTTGGTACACAAAGAAGAAGCCGTGATTG ATGTGAATGCACAGAAGGATCCAGAGCAGCTGGCTCTTCTTTTGGAATCAAAAAA ACGAGAACATTTACTTTTGGACAATGTGATTGCGTATAATGATGCTACTATTGAGGAAAAAGAGCAAAAGATACAAGAAATGCAGCAGGCAATTGGCGAGGTGGACGAAATCTTCAAAGACATGGCAGTGTGGGTACACGATGAAGAAGCCATGATTG ATGAGACTAATACTGACATCGATAACTATCTCGCTAGAGCCTCCAAGACTCAACGATCATATTCTTCACTG GCTTGCTTGCTCTTGGTAGTTTTTG AGAAATCAATTTCCTGTACGAGTTTGCTATGCAATGACTATCAATAA
- the LOC104731782 gene encoding syntaxin-23-like isoform X2, whose protein sequence is MSFKDLEAGRKTSLASLMSFKGGVGGGRQDTTQAVAAGVFKINTCVSTFHRLVNTLGTPKDTPELRDKLRKTILHIGQLVKDTSTKLKEVSETDQQRGVDQRKKIVEVAKDFQAVLNEFQKAQRLAAEKETVYAPLVRKPSLFARFTASEADVNAEKDLEQQALLLESKRQELLLLDDVIAFNDASIEERDQKIQAMPQKFGKVHKFFKDVGVLVHKEEAVIDVNAQKDPEQLALLLESKKREHLLLDNVIAYNDATIEEKEQKIQEMQQAIGEVDEIFKDMAVWVHDEEAMIDETNTDIDNYLARASKTQRSYSSLACLLLVVFGIVLLIVIVVLAV, encoded by the exons ATGAGTTTTAAGGATTTAGAGGCGGGAAGAAAAACTTCATTAGCTTCTTTAATGAGCTTCAAAGGTGGTGTTGGTGGTGGTCGACAAGATACGACTCAAGCTGTTGCTGCAGGTGTCTTTAAGATCAATACATGTGTTTCTACGTTCCATCGTCTTGTCAACACTCTTGGTACTCCTAAAGACACCCCTGAGCTTCGCGACAAGCT gCGCAAGACGATATTACATATCGGACAGCTTGTGAAAGATACGTCGACTAAACTTAAAGAAGTTAGTGAAACTGATCAGCAGAGAGGTGTTGAT caaaggaagaagattgTGGAAGTTGCAAAAGACTTTCAAGCTGTATTGAATGAGTTTCAAAAGGCTCAGCGTCTAGCTGCTGAAAAAGAAACTGTGTATGCTCCTCTTGTCCGCAAGCCATCTCTTTTCGCAAG GTTTACAGCCAGTGAGGCAGATGTGAATGCAGAGAAGGATCTGGAGCAGCAGGCTCTTCTTTTGGAATCAAAAAG ACAAGAACTTTTACTTTTGGACGATGTGATTGCGTTTAATGACGCTAGTATTGAGGAAAGAGATCAAAAGATACAAGCAATGCCGCAGAAATTTGGCAAGGTGCACAAATTCTTCAAAGACGTGGGAGTGTTGGTACACAAAGAAGAAGCCGTGATTG ATGTGAATGCACAGAAGGATCCAGAGCAGCTGGCTCTTCTTTTGGAATCAAAAAA ACGAGAACATTTACTTTTGGACAATGTGATTGCGTATAATGATGCTACTATTGAGGAAAAAGAGCAAAAGATACAAGAAATGCAGCAGGCAATTGGCGAGGTGGACGAAATCTTCAAAGACATGGCAGTGTGGGTACACGATGAAGAAGCCATGATTG ATGAGACTAATACTGACATCGATAACTATCTCGCTAGAGCCTCCAAGACTCAACGATCATATTCTTCACTG GCTTGCTTGCTCTTGGTAGTTTTTGGTATCGTGCTCCTGATTGTCATTGTAGTGCTCGCGGTTTGA